In the Clarias gariepinus isolate MV-2021 ecotype Netherlands chromosome 10, CGAR_prim_01v2, whole genome shotgun sequence genome, CTCATCAATACCTGCCAGGGCTAAGCACTGACTCATGGTAAAATGCTGTGAAACGCAGTGATTAAGAATGAATCACTGAGGGTTAAGAATGGAGCAGCCACACACGCCTGGCACTAAACCTTCGCCTAGAGAGGACAAATGCTCTATTTACTTTAATAGCTCAGTTTGCTCAGGCAGTACTGAAATGCGGGCTTACTTGTTCACAGGACTTAATGAGTTGGTTCCTAAATTGAACGAACACTTTCAATCAATTTTGTTTAATTCCAATCAAATCCACAAACAAATCAGGCACTTGGAATTCAACTGGTGAGGCACCACTAGATGCGAAAGAGTCAGTAAGGCATTTAGGAAATCTGAAGAAAAGAAGACAACAAGGAAGTCTGGGCTTCAGGCATACAAAGATCTGATAGCACTTACAGTTGTTACATACAGTCAAGACAAGACTTGTAAAAACCTTATACTGTTATACTGTAGCCACTGTATTATGTAGCAGGCTTTTAATTCAGCCCAAAATGGTTTAAGCTTTTGTATAAGGCATAAAAATGTCAGTATAATGGCATACCAAATATCTCATTTAACAGAAGCGAATAAAAGaattgtaatattaataataattattattataataatgacatCTTGGGTAAtagtaaaatataatgtatatctTAAGAGGGGTTTTTTTTGCAGACAAGCTGTTCATTCTCAGTTGTTAAGGtttctgtatgtgtataaatatttcatattgtTCTCCTCACTGTTTTGTATCAGGTAATGATATGAGCTAACCTGTTAGgcacaaaaagaacaataaaaaaaacagattacaaACACCAGGCAGTGAGAAAGAGCAGCTTCTCTCAGACACTGCTTGAGTAAACAATGCCACCTTCCTTCACCACTGGGTGACAGGTCAGACTGTTAAGTATCATTTTTTCTGTACTGCTTTGATTTGTTATTAATGTTCATATATTGCCATGGACATTGAAATTCCATTTATAACCATGAGGTAAGTGCGAGCGATCTTGACAACCACATCGTTCCTAGGAGACAAAGGAGGCCAAAAGGGAAAGTGGTTTTGAAATCAATAGAAGTTTCTTCAGTTCTAGTAAAGAGTGCATACTTTGGTGACTGTATgggcgggggaaaaaaaaaaaaaaaaaaaaaaggcaaaaacaatATCTAAAGTGGTTAAAAACACGAGTGAGGAAAGAGAGATGGCCATCAATAAGAGAATCATCCGTTTGTCCTCTGAGCTCTCCAAGTCCATTTCCATCAGTCTCCTAGGCCAAACTACAAGAGGACGCATTTTTTGGAATTCTTTTTGGTGACAGGATAGAGAACGGCACGCACAGCCTGAGCAAAAACTTCCCTGACGCCTTCTTGTAGTAGAGCTGAGCACTCCATATACTTCACGGCATTGATCTGCTTAGCCAGCGCGGTGCCCTGCTGCTGTGTTGTGGGTGCCAGGTTTTGCTCCTTTAACTTCTTAACGGTCTCTGCATCGTTGCGCAGATCACGTTTGGTTCCCACAAGCAACACAGGCACACTGGGGCAGTGATGAGAGACCTCAGGGAACCACTTGTGCCGCACGTTGGCATACGACGACGGACTGCCGATGGAAAAGCAGATAATAAAAACATTGGTCTGGGGGTAGGAGAGTGTGCGCAGACGGTCATACTCCTCTTGACCTGCCGTGTCCCACAGGTTCAGGCTGACTGTGCGTCCGTCAACACTCATCTGGGCGCTGTAGTTGTCAAACACGGTGGGGATGTACTCCTCAGGGAAGGCATTGGTGGTGTACGAGATGAGAAGGCACGTTTTTCCCACTGCCCCATCGCCAACAACGACGCACTTTATCGTCTGCATCCTTCTTAAGGCCACACAGGCAGGGACACCTAGAGCACAGAAGACCCAAGTCAGTCAGGGTCACTGATGCTTAAAGAATATCAAATAGGGATGGAAATCAACAATCACCACTCGATATCACTATACCTGGGTGCTGATTCGACtaatattgtgatttttttctgattttgttacaattttaagtcttcaaaccttaaaaaaagtaataattcaAAAGCTTTAACTTTATAGCCGCACAATTGAATACAACATGAATAATTAAACGTAGCCCATTCGGTATAGCAAAaagtttcaaaaaaaaaaaaaggggctgCATTTAAATAGTCCAGGGTATACCATCTGTAggatcttaaaaaaaactataaggtTTTATGACCTCAAATGTTACCAAAGTTTCTAATGCAGGCAAGCATAGCTATGTTGTGAGACTAATTAGTGCTCGTAGTGTTCTGAGACTGGTGCAAGTATGATGTGCAATTCACACAGAGtttggaagggaaaaaaaaaaaaaaaaaagacaggtagAGACATTATAACATTGTGCAACTTCTGATAATGTAAAATCATAAAAGTGTGTTTCTGTTGCACAACTCAGAAGCTTGTGCACTCTGCACAGAATCGTTTATATAAAAATCTCATCTGTCAAGACCGGAACAGTCAATTCCGTTCACTGGCTGATCGACAGGTTTATCTCAAAtgttataaacaaataattttaaaaaacaatcttGAAATTAATTTGATAATACATGGATCAGCATACAAAAGAATTGCAATTCATAACTGAATCAATTTTTCCCTGATCTCTAATATCAAGTAATAACCCTAAACATGATTTCCACTGCAGTCGTTACACTGgaagcattaataaaaaacatagaaaCATCAATACAATTAATGCTGTCCACAAAAAAGCTCAATATGTGTAAAAAGCTAATAAAATGTTGCCACAATTcacatcatttttaaatgttttgtattcAAATGAATGTTCGTCTACTTTGTTTAAATTCTAAGATGtgcatcattaaacaaaaaaatgataaatccCTAAAAACATCAATCCACTTATAAAAGCTGGGTTGCTGTTATTCACTCAGGTGTTTATTAAACACCCCAGTAATGTGTGAAGCTTCCCAAGTAACTGTTACCTAAAGTTAGCAAACATTACCAGAAATATCATGACTTTTAAAGAATCCTAACGAGCTCGTTTAAACTGTCCAGACACCATTTAGGAAGCCAGCACAGTAAACAAAGGGGTAAATATTTCAGGAAAAATAACAATGAACTTGGGATGTTTTCTTAGCCTTCGGCGGAAGGAAGCTCGTGCAGCTCTTGGCTCTTGGATCTAGCAGGCTAAGCTAGCGTTTTATCCGGCTAATAGCAACAAAGCTACAATGTTAATAACTGGATAAATCAGATTAGTGGctaaaatatgcagaaaaaaaactaacaaaagtgTAATATATCTGAtattctgtttaaaataaatacataaataagtaaGACAACTACGTCTTATGTTTACAACGTTACATTAAACAAGCCTGGGCCAGAGTTAGCGAGCTAGCACACCGTTAGCCCGGCTACTAGCTTGCTAATTCATTTCCTCTTTCCTCTCGGCAATTCAAAGCAGTTTAGCTAACTCTTAACAGCAGCAGCCGCAAAAGGAGAGACACTCTAGTCAATACAGACTCGTTAAAACACTAACAGTTCATTTTATCTAATCTACATCTAGCCCTGCTCCTAACAGGAATTCGAGGATTTTTCTCCCAAGTAACAGCTTCATTAGCCGACTCTGGATAGCACTTTGGCTAATTACCGAACTGtttctgttgtttgtttgttttttaccctAAATTGAGAGTCGGTTTAAAACAGTGCAGTTGAGTTGTCTATACAAGTTAACAAgccctttatttaaaaagcataaCTCAAGTGAAGGTGAAATAACCTCGGTCAGAGGGTTAAGCAGCTCccataaaaagttaaaatgaaatttCTCACCGCCTCAGAGATCCTCCCGCGCCCAGGTCTAGCGCCGCTCAAAGCCGAGCAGAGGAACACAGCGACACACAGACACTGGCGCGGGCAGGGCACAGCTCCGTCAGAATAAAAGTCCAATGTTGACGTGAGCAGTGTAAGACTTTTACGTGTCACTCTTTTTATGCCATCTAGTCACAGTGTTGCCAGATGTACGATAATTATCGTATTTACACGGTCTTTGCGCGATGACTTAATGATAATTGTAAAAAGTCATAAAAGTGATAATTTTATGTCATAGTTTTTAGGCGGTGTAGTTTAACACAGCATGGGTCTGATTTGAAACCAGTCTGGCATTcactatataattatatacactatGCTCTGTCAGGGGCTTAGTggttcattatacagtatatgctctgtcaggtggcgtagtggttatcactgtggcctcacacctccagggtcaagggtttgatgcatgtgtgtgtgtacaggtctGTGTGCTGTGTGGGCTGTATGCATGtactccttgtgcttggtgggtttcgtcTGCATGCCCCAGTTGCTATGGACTGGCACCCCTTCCAGGGTGTACGCCACCTTGTGCCTCATGGGATACGCACCAGGCCCCTACaaccctatatacaggataagcagtacagatgatgagtgagtggcATGGTTGTTGTCACAAATCAGCTAtacaaaaccaaaaagaaaattacaaaaaattagTATGACATGTGTgaggaaatataaataaatcaaaattatgagtttgtccctgatgagcaagcagaGTGCGATGGCGGCAAAGAAAATCTCCCTTGGATGGCAATAGGAATAaacattgagaggaaccagacttaacacgGAACCCGTCCTCATCTAGGGAATAATGGGTAAcagaagttcagtataacagtaaaagtgtttaaatatatatggaGTCCATTTTTATTGGAGCCATGGGTACAAACAGTTTGTGAAAATTTAAATCCCGAATTtctgagtgactgcagtcacaagtcatcaaagaacagctgtctgcatcagcccaAGTCCAaaaccatcttcatggtaagATGGCACAGGGCCTTCATGCAACAACAGAAGATGGCATGCAAACATACTAGTTCACCACAACATTCCATGCCCATAAATCCTCcaaatctgctcctttacctaaaaCAAATTTACTTACAAAAAGTCTTGGGTAAATAAATTGGTTTTCAGTTTCAAATCCTGAATACACTGAGATTGTGAgatctcttctctctctctctctctctctctctctctctctctctcttccctctcactgtcgagctacacatgtcgttccagagctgccagtgatccagactccctctgccctccggacctgtcagacccatcctggtgccccgcatCTGGTTAGAGATCTCATCGCATGTGTGCCCCgtatgtctctttgggatgcatcCGGTGTCTGGGGAtagtttcactttaccataaagacggttctggcctaaACTgctgttgacagctgtttctctgaggatttgacttggctgcggttgctcaatagttcaagattgcaattgtctccaataactaccttgactccatatttacatcaattaacatcaactatcATAGCTGAAGCTTTGTAGGAAAAGAccctagtagtagtagtagataaaagattgaatatacagtactctgTCATGACATCTCACAGAAAAAAGACCCTGCGTTTTTAGTAAATAAGACAATCCACATCTCTTTTGACTTCTAATAAGGCAGCAACTGTCACCTCCTATCCTGTGGTAAACAATGCAGCTTATATGGGCATAAAAATAGATGGTCAACAACAATCGCTTGAAAAGGTGGAGTCCATTgcagtttgtacagtatatttccttGGTTCTTGGGGCATTGCAATCAACTTTTTAGTGTatgataatttaaaattaaaattcagTTTGTTTTCAGCTGCACAATTATACAAAATATGATATGCTATTAAATGCTTATATAACAGGCCGAGACCTAAAATaggaaaatgtaacttaaattaaattaaactacagattaaaaaaaaaaaaaaaaaagaattttcattaaaataagattttaaacTGGAAATTAATCtattacaaaatgaaataaaattacaacagaaatttaaattacacagaaacagaatttataaaatgaaagtgtaaacagttaaataaaaaattataaaaatataaaagtttagaaatgtaaaaatatagtgTGAGTATGACAGCAACCGTATGATTTGAAACAGGGAGTAAGAAATGATATAAGATGTGTATCAGCAGCAGTGTAGTTCATCGCCTAAAGTGCAATTTGGTGCAGAATAAGAGAATGCtataaaaagatttatatttatattaccaaaaatatctttaaaatagCCAGAGTAAGTGcaaaatttatatacagtatatttaaaaaaaaacaaaaaaaaaaacaataaaactgtcCTATTGTTGTCCAGAGAATCCAATGCAATGTTTTAGATTTCTATCAGTAAAACAAATGATGTGTGACATTTATTTTCGAATCATCTAATGGTAAGTTGCTAAGTTGCTAACATTAGCTTGTTACCAAGTCATGTTGATATTGGGTTAGGACTCTTAAACctgatttttaaactttattatggGATCTAGGCTTTGGAATAAGTTAACCTACAGCAAACATCTTTAACGTAGCTTAGCTTGTCAAAAATATCCAAGAATTTTAAATGTAGCACTAATGTGATGTGGCTAATGTTAGTAAGTATTTGATTGCTCCCACAACAGATTTATACaacatttatacatataatttatactaatacataaatattaacatatttcaaCTGCTAAATACTTTTATATATCAACACCAACATCATCTAGTAACAATTGAGGTCAGAATCacttgtaatttaatttaagtcaATATAGAATTTCTTTGTTTCAAGGtctcattattataaataaataagtaaatatgcATTGTTGATCataataatatcattataaTGGCTGGCTGCCAGTCCTGAAAAGCAGCTTTTCTGCTACTGATACTTTTAAATACTTATATTAAAGTAACTATAACAATACTCTAATAGTAACGGATCAAATTAGAGAtcctaataattaatatataaaaatcgaTCAGAAATAATACGATTAATCAGACTGTATAGGTTGCATGTAAAATTCCGTAATATTCCAATCTCTAGAGTTTGAGAGCAGCTCCCTTACTGTCCTGTAATTGAACTGTTTAAACATCTGATAAGTCACATACACAGCTGAAAGACCTAAAAATAGGTTTGCGAGTTCTTATTAAAATGGTGGTGACTCATTCAGACTTGGACATTGCAACTCAACTTACAGCGCCAGTGGTGGTCTTTTCACTCACTTTCAATTACAGAGTGCTTCATACCACAGTATAGATATTATATGGACAATTATTTGGCAAGTTTCCAGCAGCTGCCTTCCCTGCTCTAAAGTTCATGGAACATTGCCCTGCTTAATAAGTACATCCACACTAAAGAGCTGTTTGGTATTAAGTGCTGACCTGATGACAACTGACTAACAGCAGGAGATGTGGAATGCATTGAGGTATGAGGAAACAGTGAGTCTGGCACAGTCTACTCTGCCTGAAGAATACAAAATGTACCTATGTCAACTACCTACATATTTCTTTAACACCTTTTCAACCCTGGGCCTAACCAGACTATAGAGAGAAAAACCCAGGCTTTGGAATAGCAAAGCTAACAGAATGACACATGCAAAATACATCAATGATTATTTGGCTTTCTTTGTTATATAACATTTACCATCATgttaaatctgtttattattagaatAGATTATGTTGAAAGGCCACCATGCAAGTCCGTACACAAGCTGATAGGGACAGCATTTCTGTAAGAGAatgagcacattaatataattcatgttataatttaaatatttatatccaTACTGCTCGCAAAATTTAATCAGTATAAATACTGTGTATGAATTCCAAACCTGGTCTGCTGCCcattttttgcaataaaaaagtCACTATCTATGTTACAGTGGTTCTACCTGGCATGCTCTCCCAGGAGTCTACTGTAGCATGGAATCTTTTCCTTTTGTTAAGATCCTTCAAGTCCTCTCTGTTATTTCTACAGGCAATCAGCTCAGCAAGAACAGTAGCCGAATTACTACTATTATTTCTTAGCTCACCTTACATGATTTAGCAGCCAAATAATTATAGATACAGTAAACCTTATATCATGATATCATGTTGCAAACCAGGAGAACGAATCTGTACTGTTCTACAAACAGTTCTAACCATTCTCATCTGTGTCTAGTGCATGATTTCAATTACTATTGTAACCTCATGGCAGCTATTTCTTTATTGAAGCTATTATTTATCTGACATTGGATAATGCTCAACTGTCTACATCGAAACTCGCTGCAGTCATTACCATGACCCTCAATGATTAGCCCTTACAATGAAATGCCATTTCACAAAGAGAATTTCATTCACATTAATATTCCTGAAAGTTTTATCATTCCAGGAGATCATAGGTGAGTCAGCTCCAAACAACCTCCTAACAGAGGAGTATTAAGGGTTTATGCACTCCCCCTAGTGGTTAGGTGAGGTGAACCAGAACAGAACAGGtgaaaaaagactttaaaaaggACTATAGACTTTTTATGCAAGGTCCTATACCAATACATATACTTGTAACTGTCATCATAAATATTGTCTAATGCACCTGAAAATTGACAGTGTAAcacatttatatgtatattttatatataagacAGTCACCTGACATTTGAAAGTGTAGATGCTTAATTCATGGGTCTGTAAATAGTTGAACACTGATCAAAGTCCACCCTAGATAACCGGTAGTATTCAGGAGACTTCTTTTGCTTACGAGTGCAGTGAGACAGAGACCTTGTTCATGGTCATTGCTTTTCGTTTAATTCTCCTTCTGTTTGTAAAACTTACATAACAGGATCAAAGGCAAACACAGGataatattacagtataacTGTTCAGGAAGTTTCATGTCCTTCTGAAAAACCTTACCATGCTCTTCAGACAGGGGGTGCTCATTATTTCCTGTTTCTATTTAACCTTGGTTGTGAGCAGAGGCGAGCAGGTCAGTtcaacctattttataataataataataataataataataatgaagattcctatctctgtgtgcatagaatttgcatgttctcccagtgcttgctgggtttcctccaggtactccagtttcc is a window encoding:
- the rhogd gene encoding ras homolog gene family, member Gd; translation: MQTIKCVVVGDGAVGKTCLLISYTTNAFPEEYIPTVFDNYSAQMSVDGRTVSLNLWDTAGQEEYDRLRTLSYPQTNVFIICFSIGSPSSYANVRHKWFPEVSHHCPSVPVLLVGTKRDLRNDAETVKKLKEQNLAPTTQQQGTALAKQINAVKYMECSALLQEGVREVFAQAVRAVLYPVTKKNSKKCVLL